The window GGCGGTTACTGATCGCAGCAGCGCGCGCAGAGCAATGCGCGCTCCTGTCACAAAGGCCCGACAAGGGCCTTTTTTGCGTCCGATCACGGTGAGATCTCGCGGCGGCAAACCGCCCGAATCCCAAACTGCCGGTCTTTCTTTGCTTCCCTACGTGGCGTCGATGCGCGGTTTGCGACCCCGGCCCTGCAGCAGCCGGTCGTACAGCGCGTTCGGCAGGATCCGCAGCAGCTTGGCGGCCACACCCATCTGCCACGGGATCACGCGGTAACTCACGCCCGTCTCGATGGCTGTCAAGGCCCGCACGGCGAAATCTTCGGGCCGCATCAGAAATGGCATGCTGTAGCGGTTGACCTGCGTCAGCGGCGTGTCGACATAACCAGGCACCAGGGTGACCACCTTGACGCCGCTGGCGCGCAATTCCCCGCGCAGGCTTTCGCAATACGCCACGACGCCAGCCTTGCTCGCGCAGTAGGCGCCATGGCCGGGCAGTCCGCGGATGGCCGCCACGCTGGCGACGCCGACCAGCACGCCATGGCCGCGTTCGCTCATTTTCTGGACGAATGGCTGGAATGTCGCCGCCATGCCGGTGTTGTTGATGGCAAACGTCTGCGCCATCACCGCGATGTCCGACGCGAAGCGGGTGTCCATGCCGATGCTGATGCCGGCGCTGGCCAGCACCACATCCGGCAAACCCTGCTCGGCCAGGCAGCGGACGCCTGCGGCCATGATCCGACCCGGTTCGGCCACGTCGGCGCTATAGATTTGATACCACTCTGCGCCGATGCCATGCGCCTTAGCCCACGAATGGATCACTTCTTCCCGGCGCGCCACGAGGGCCAGCCGGTAACCGGCTC of the Rhodoferax koreense genome contains:
- a CDS encoding SDR family oxidoreductase, which gives rise to MSKLVFITGASSGIGQALALQFFRAGYRLALVARREEVIHSWAKAHGIGAEWYQIYSADVAEPGRIMAAGVRCLAEQGLPDVVLASAGISIGMDTRFASDIAVMAQTFAINNTGMAATFQPFVQKMSERGHGVLVGVASVAAIRGLPGHGAYCASKAGVVAYCESLRGELRASGVKVVTLVPGYVDTPLTQVNRYSMPFLMRPEDFAVRALTAIETGVSYRVIPWQMGVAAKLLRILPNALYDRLLQGRGRKPRIDAT